In one window of Candidatus Thermoplasmatota archaeon DNA:
- a CDS encoding PKD domain-containing protein gives MKRKDKSLEDLDAEIARLEAELSALGKGGAAEPPAPAKRRGLSFGRARGDAASEPPAEDPAPSPPASPAKGFFAKIPIAKIPRAKKAGAPAADARQPPAASALPPTSGASWDKSGRTWKRTAPDQKPVYVRRVVDPSGEVREEPADAVALGLAPAPRRVFGFGRGREEPPPSDPAAGPTPANGARRRWIVPAAIVVVALLAGAALLGSGYLGGVGSDAAQAPVVALSATGGVLDADARTLRALSGRAVVLDAAGTADPSRTGVSYHWDFGDGRSGTGESVQHTWTSPGTYTLTLTARNERGSTVRAIDVTVISLTPRFAMLVNDTPVSDANPVFRGDTVRLDATTSTVPTGTTYAWRIDGVAPRQSGPSVPSGATTQFAPSAPGLFSVRLVVTEPAGVSAETTAVLVVNQRLPDDFVMANTTTESRSVNRTFVLFSDAQIVPARVRITLEFSSNVSAGGSPLPDPGVLPVNPNNLTLHVHDENGNLVREDTSANAPKVMEIDNPAVAGRASWLAEVRRPPGGLEDQPFRLIIEIFYRAA, from the coding sequence ATGAAGCGAAAGGACAAGAGCCTGGAGGATCTCGACGCCGAGATCGCAAGGCTGGAAGCCGAGCTCTCGGCCTTGGGAAAAGGCGGCGCAGCGGAACCGCCCGCGCCGGCGAAGCGGCGCGGATTGTCCTTCGGACGCGCGCGCGGGGACGCCGCCTCGGAGCCGCCGGCCGAAGATCCGGCGCCATCGCCGCCTGCCTCGCCCGCCAAGGGATTCTTTGCAAAGATCCCGATCGCCAAGATCCCCCGCGCCAAGAAGGCCGGGGCGCCTGCTGCCGACGCGCGGCAACCGCCGGCGGCCTCCGCGCTTCCGCCGACCTCGGGCGCGTCCTGGGACAAGAGCGGGCGTACGTGGAAGCGGACCGCGCCGGACCAGAAGCCCGTCTACGTTCGACGCGTGGTCGATCCCTCGGGCGAGGTGCGGGAAGAGCCTGCCGATGCGGTTGCGCTGGGACTGGCGCCCGCGCCGCGCCGCGTCTTTGGTTTTGGTCGCGGCCGCGAGGAGCCCCCACCCTCGGATCCGGCGGCGGGTCCGACGCCGGCAAACGGCGCGCGCCGCCGTTGGATCGTACCGGCGGCCATCGTTGTGGTCGCCCTTTTGGCGGGCGCCGCGCTTCTGGGCTCGGGGTACCTGGGGGGAGTCGGCAGCGACGCTGCGCAGGCGCCGGTGGTCGCGCTCTCGGCGACCGGCGGCGTCCTCGACGCCGACGCGCGCACGCTGCGGGCGCTCTCCGGCCGGGCCGTCGTGCTCGACGCGGCGGGGACGGCCGATCCCAGCCGCACCGGCGTCTCGTACCATTGGGACTTCGGCGACGGGCGTTCGGGCACGGGCGAATCCGTGCAGCACACGTGGACGAGCCCCGGCACCTACACCCTTACGCTTACCGCCCGCAACGAGCGCGGATCGACCGTGCGCGCGATCGACGTGACCGTCATCTCGCTTACGCCGCGGTTCGCGATGCTCGTGAACGACACGCCCGTCTCCGACGCCAACCCCGTGTTTCGCGGCGACACCGTGCGCCTCGACGCGACGACCTCCACCGTTCCGACCGGCACGACGTATGCGTGGCGCATCGACGGCGTGGCCCCGCGCCAGAGCGGGCCTTCCGTTCCTTCGGGCGCCACGACGCAGTTTGCGCCAAGCGCGCCCGGCCTCTTCTCCGTCCGCCTCGTCGTGACGGAGCCGGCCGGCGTGTCGGCCGAGACGACGGCCGTGCTCGTGGTCAACCAGCGCCTCCCGGACGACTTCGTCATGGCCAACACGACCACAGAGTCGCGGTCCGTCAATCGCACCTTCGTCCTGTTCTCGGACGCCCAGATCGTCCCGGCCAGGGTGCGGATCACGCTCGAGTTCTCCTCCAACGTCTCGGCCGGGGGCTCGCCGCTGCCCGACCCCGGCGTGCTGCCGGTCAATCCCAACAACCTCACGCTGCACGTGCACGACGAGAACGGGAACCTCGTGCGCGAGGACACCTCCGCCAACGCTCCCAAGGTGATGGAGATCGACAACCCGGCCGTCGCAGGCCGCGCTTCGTGGCTCGCCGAGGTCCGGCGCCCGCCCGGAGGGCTCGAGGACCAGCCCTTCCGGCTCATTATCGAGATCTTCTACCGCGCCGCCTAG
- a CDS encoding PKD domain-containing protein — MRAYPAFPLALSLLLMAPLAGCLGVDNMPEFREALGFHRAREALGLAPEARAALLPVASIESSASVARVGETVRFWASAVDPQSLPLVHTWDFADGQASAGERTSHAWSAPGPYVVTLSSRNSAGLTSVAQVEIRVVANAAPTIDALVVERGGAKTHEALAGELLDLRVLAADADGDSLSVAWDLGDGRSGSGPRVTHAYAAGGVYAVRVTVSDPYGASASATAELRIHFEETVAGRMGHADPPARHVFPVAAGATSLSVALSFPASGGVNDLDLALVDASGQRVAQAKTPTAAGELGLANEWIGLNAAALAGRAPGPWALLVERTGGLDVAYELAVSLRY; from the coding sequence ATGCGCGCCTACCCAGCGTTTCCGCTCGCGCTCTCGCTCCTTCTCATGGCGCCGCTCGCTGGTTGCCTTGGCGTCGACAACATGCCCGAGTTCCGCGAAGCGCTTGGCTTCCACCGAGCGCGCGAGGCCCTGGGCCTTGCGCCCGAAGCGCGGGCCGCCCTGCTGCCCGTGGCGTCGATCGAGTCCTCCGCGTCGGTCGCGCGGGTGGGCGAGACCGTGCGCTTCTGGGCCAGCGCGGTCGATCCTCAATCTCTCCCGCTCGTGCACACGTGGGACTTCGCGGACGGCCAAGCCTCCGCGGGCGAGCGCACGTCCCACGCGTGGAGCGCCCCTGGCCCCTACGTCGTGACCCTCAGCAGCCGCAACTCGGCGGGCCTCACGTCCGTCGCACAGGTGGAGATCCGCGTGGTGGCCAACGCGGCGCCCACGATCGATGCCCTCGTCGTCGAACGGGGAGGCGCAAAGACCCACGAAGCGCTTGCAGGCGAGCTTCTCGACCTGCGGGTCCTGGCCGCCGACGCCGACGGCGACTCCCTTTCGGTCGCTTGGGACTTGGGCGACGGCCGCTCAGGGTCCGGGCCCCGCGTCACGCACGCCTACGCCGCCGGCGGCGTGTACGCGGTGCGCGTGACCGTCTCCGATCCCTACGGCGCTTCCGCTTCGGCGACGGCCGAGCTTCGCATCCACTTCGAGGAGACCGTCGCGGGACGCATGGGGCACGCCGATCCGCCCGCCCGCCACGTGTTCCCCGTCGCTGCGGGCGCGACCTCGCTTTCCGTGGCGCTTTCCTTCCCGGCCTCCGGAGGCGTCAACGACCTCGACCTTGCGCTCGTCGACGCGTCGGGGCAGCGCGTCGCGCAGGCCAAAACGCCGACTGCGGCCGGCGAATTGGGCTTGGCCAACGAGTGGATCGGGCTCAACGCCGCCGCGCTTGCCGGCCGGGCGCCGGGCCCGTGGGCGCTCCTCGTCGAGCGGACGGGCGGGCTGGACGTCGCCTACGAGCTTGCGGTGAGCTTGCGGTACTGA
- a CDS encoding PIN domain-containing protein produces MSDGAAKRPVLLDTNALMMQFQFSVDVEAELRRVLDFSYEIVVPSTVVDELSALAEESVGKDKQEARMALQLAKSFKVLPAEGEGDASILRLAEKLNAIVVTNDKILRARLRAKNVPNIHMRSKAFLTLEGHAGF; encoded by the coding sequence GTGAGCGACGGCGCCGCCAAGCGCCCCGTCCTCCTCGACACAAACGCCCTCATGATGCAGTTCCAGTTCAGCGTGGACGTCGAAGCCGAGCTTCGTCGCGTGCTGGACTTTTCGTACGAGATCGTGGTTCCAAGCACGGTCGTGGACGAGCTCTCCGCGCTCGCCGAGGAGTCCGTGGGCAAGGACAAGCAGGAGGCTCGCATGGCGCTTCAGCTTGCCAAGAGCTTCAAGGTCCTGCCCGCGGAGGGTGAGGGCGACGCCTCGATCCTGCGCCTGGCGGAGAAGCTCAACGCGATCGTGGTGACAAACGACAAGATCCTGCGCGCGCGGCTGCGCGCGAAGAACGTCCCCAACATCCACATGCGCAGCAAGGCCTTCCTCACGCTCGAGGGCCACGCGGGCTTCTAG
- a CDS encoding translation initiation factor IF-2 subunit gamma, with the protein MKVPKQPEVNIGMIGHVDHGKTTLTQALTGEWTDRHSEELKRGISIKLGYADTAIYKCSSCAEPQCWGTDPKCSNCSGKCELARTVSFVDAPGHETLMATMLNGASLMDGALLVISAAEPCPQPQTREHLMALTITGVKNIVIVQNKIDLVPEQKALENYEQIKAFVKGTIAEKAPIIPVSAQQKVNIDVLLATLEKVIPTPEHDLSKPARMYIARSFDTNLPGSSPKDLKGGVIGGSLIQGNLNVGDEIEILPGRRIEEQHGKVRYEPLLTKVTGLVAGGKSYKTGNPGGLIGVGTLLDPAVTKSDSLGGRLCGKPGTLPPMLEAFTMEVTLLDRVVGTAEDLKVDVVKTREPLMLNIGTATTVGVVTSARGSTVDVTLKLPVCAVKEQRVALSRRIGQRWRLIGYGVIR; encoded by the coding sequence ATGAAGGTTCCCAAGCAGCCCGAGGTCAACATCGGCATGATCGGCCACGTCGACCACGGGAAGACGACGCTCACGCAGGCGCTCACGGGCGAGTGGACGGACCGCCACTCCGAGGAGCTCAAGCGCGGCATCTCCATCAAGCTTGGCTACGCCGACACGGCAATCTACAAGTGCTCCTCGTGCGCGGAGCCGCAGTGCTGGGGCACGGATCCAAAGTGCTCGAACTGCAGCGGCAAGTGCGAGCTCGCCCGGACGGTCTCGTTCGTGGACGCGCCCGGCCACGAGACGCTCATGGCCACGATGTTGAACGGCGCCTCGCTCATGGACGGCGCGCTGCTTGTGATCAGCGCGGCCGAGCCGTGCCCGCAGCCGCAGACGCGCGAGCATCTCATGGCGCTTACGATCACAGGCGTGAAGAACATCGTGATCGTGCAGAACAAGATCGACCTCGTGCCCGAGCAGAAGGCGCTCGAGAACTACGAGCAGATCAAGGCGTTCGTGAAGGGCACGATCGCCGAGAAGGCGCCCATCATCCCGGTCTCGGCCCAGCAGAAGGTGAACATCGACGTGCTTCTCGCGACGCTGGAGAAGGTCATCCCGACGCCCGAGCACGATCTGTCCAAGCCCGCGCGCATGTACATCGCGCGAAGCTTCGACACGAACCTGCCGGGCTCCTCTCCCAAGGACCTCAAGGGCGGCGTCATCGGAGGCTCGCTCATCCAGGGCAACCTCAACGTGGGCGACGAGATCGAGATCCTCCCCGGGCGGAGGATCGAGGAGCAGCACGGCAAGGTCCGGTACGAGCCGCTGCTCACGAAGGTCACGGGCCTCGTCGCCGGCGGAAAGTCGTACAAGACGGGGAACCCGGGCGGGCTCATCGGCGTGGGCACGCTTCTTGACCCGGCCGTCACCAAGAGCGACAGCTTGGGCGGCCGGCTGTGCGGGAAGCCCGGCACGCTTCCGCCCATGCTCGAGGCTTTCACCATGGAGGTCACGCTCCTGGACCGAGTCGTCGGCACGGCCGAGGACCTCAAGGTGGACGTCGTGAAGACGCGCGAGCCTCTCATGCTCAACATCGGCACGGCCACGACGGTGGGCGTCGTGACGAGCGCGCGCGGCAGCACGGTCGACGTGACGCTCAAGCTTCCGGTGTGCGCGGTGAAGGAGCAGCGCGTCGCGCTCTCGCGGCGCATCGGCCAGCGCTGGCGCCTGATCGGTTACGGGGTGATCCGGTGA